Proteins encoded together in one Pseudoalteromonas xiamenensis window:
- a CDS encoding HAD family hydrolase, with translation MLNDILAELNIEATDAVMVGDTIIDMELAANANIAAIGVTMGVDKREHLATKHPIAVVDNYLELAAVLGLEYIETKLA, from the coding sequence ATGTTGAATGATATTCTGGCTGAATTGAACATTGAAGCTACGGATGCTGTGATGGTGGGCGATACGATTATCGATATGGAACTTGCTGCTAACGCGAATATAGCGGCAATCGGCGTTACCATGGGGGTCGATAAGCGTGAGCATCTTGCGACAAAACATCCGATAGCCGTTGTCGATAATTATTTAGAGCTTGCAGCGGTATTAGGGCTTGAGTACATCGAGACCAAACTCGCGTAA
- the yceD gene encoding 23S rRNA accumulation protein YceD has translation MQKVKIPITLDPSRAAQRRSDYEGVVMLEELSRLEQVVLDEAGEIAVTVRFEFDEQGLAVIRGNFSAKVHVTCQRCNGELGLDLEQDFAYTPVGLGAESDDLPESYDVVELDEHGEINLRQLIEDELILSIPIVPMHDEASCSFSDKPTRFGEIDEEDSKPNPFEILKQLKKDS, from the coding sequence ATGCAAAAGGTGAAAATTCCCATCACGCTTGATCCCAGCAGGGCAGCGCAGCGCCGAAGTGATTACGAAGGCGTAGTAATGCTCGAAGAACTTTCTCGTTTAGAGCAAGTTGTGTTGGATGAAGCAGGTGAAATAGCGGTAACTGTCCGTTTCGAATTTGACGAACAAGGCCTAGCGGTCATTCGCGGAAATTTTTCTGCGAAAGTCCACGTGACCTGTCAAAGATGTAATGGGGAGTTAGGGTTGGATTTGGAACAAGACTTTGCTTATACGCCAGTCGGTTTGGGTGCAGAGTCGGATGATCTTCCTGAAAGCTACGATGTTGTGGAACTGGACGAACATGGAGAAATTAATCTTCGTCAATTGATTGAAGATGAATTGATTCTCTCTATTCCAATAGTACCTATGCATGACGAAGCTTCTTGTTCGTTCTCCGATAAGCCTACGCGCTTTGGTGAAATCGACGAGGAAGATAGCAAACCAAATCCATTTGAGATATTGAAACAACTTAAGAAAGATTCTTAG
- a CDS encoding Maf family protein yields MKTELILASSSPFRQSILQKFSLNFHSFSPDIDESPLNDETPEQLVFRLSELKAKSAKERYESGLAIGSDQVAVFNGQILGKPHNKENAVKQLMLFSGQKVTFLTGLSVYDISTDTAKTLVEPFHVHFRSLSLEEISAYLDKETPYQCAGSFKSEGLGICLFEKLEGDDPNSLVGLPLIRLFSLLREFGLDVLKP; encoded by the coding sequence ATGAAAACCGAGCTTATTTTAGCCTCAAGTTCGCCTTTTAGGCAGTCTATTTTGCAAAAATTTTCATTAAATTTTCATTCTTTTTCACCGGATATCGACGAGTCACCACTTAACGATGAAACGCCTGAACAATTAGTGTTCAGATTGAGTGAATTGAAAGCAAAATCAGCAAAAGAACGCTATGAGTCAGGTTTAGCTATCGGGTCTGATCAAGTGGCTGTGTTTAATGGGCAAATACTAGGCAAACCACATAACAAAGAAAACGCGGTAAAGCAGCTAATGCTTTTCAGTGGTCAAAAAGTCACTTTTCTGACTGGTTTATCTGTTTACGACATTTCAACCGATACCGCAAAAACATTGGTTGAACCGTTTCATGTCCATTTTAGGTCTCTTTCATTAGAGGAAATATCTGCTTATCTAGACAAAGAAACGCCTTATCAATGTGCGGGCAGTTTTAAAAGTGAAGGGTTGGGGATCTGTTTGTTCGAAAAACTAGAAGGAGATGACCCAAATTCTTTGGTCGGTCTCCCTCTAATTCGACTATTTTCTCTATTACGCGAGTTTGGTCTCGATGTACTCAAGCCCTAA
- a CDS encoding HAD hydrolase-like protein — protein MIRKLVIFDWDGTIMDSIDKIVNSLQLAASSCGVDVPSAEQAKSIIGLSLDIAVQRLFPNHQTKWQTLSDAYKYQFKYLDSTPTPLFENVEQVLAGLKKSGVMLAVATGKSRAGLDRMMEQSGLGHFFQHHVPQMRRSQNLTRKC, from the coding sequence ATGATTCGCAAACTGGTCATTTTTGATTGGGATGGCACTATCATGGATTCGATAGATAAAATCGTGAATAGCTTACAGTTGGCGGCAAGCTCCTGTGGTGTAGATGTACCAAGCGCTGAGCAAGCGAAAAGCATTATCGGGTTATCATTGGATATTGCAGTTCAAAGGTTGTTTCCCAATCACCAAACTAAATGGCAAACACTGAGTGACGCGTACAAATACCAATTCAAATATTTGGATTCAACCCCAACGCCACTGTTCGAAAACGTTGAGCAAGTGTTAGCTGGCCTAAAAAAGAGTGGTGTAATGTTGGCGGTTGCAACAGGGAAAAGTCGAGCTGGTCTGGATAGGATGATGGAACAAAGTGGGTTGGGCCACTTTTTTCAACATCACGTACCGCAGATGAGGCGAAGTCAAAACCTCACCCGCAAATGTTGA
- the plsX gene encoding phosphate acyltransferase PlsX, producing the protein MLTHLTIALDMMGGDYGPRSSIPAAVKAVNQNPHLSLILCGNHQVISEGLEKLDSLHHPRLKIKHCNEVVTNSCEPAQALRRKKDASMRIALDLVKSGEAQACVSSGNTGALFLIATHVLKVLPGVKRPALISAVPTETKDPVYLLDLGANVYCEPQTLFQFGVMGSVVASQRLGIERPRVSLLNIGSEDIKGHEGIKQAAELMRKCNQLNYIGYSEGSDIFTGKAHVIVCDGFVGNVALKTCEGIAKLIMHKFTKALKKHVFYKALAFLLRPVIKKMYKRVNPDQYNGASLVGLRGIVVKSHGNASNKAFLAAIEEAAREVERQIPEKIQAVFEQINAAAVLPSSSKIE; encoded by the coding sequence ATGCTTACTCATCTAACCATCGCGTTAGATATGATGGGGGGCGATTACGGCCCCCGTTCATCTATTCCTGCTGCTGTAAAAGCGGTAAATCAAAACCCACATCTCTCTTTAATTCTCTGTGGCAATCACCAAGTCATATCTGAAGGGCTCGAGAAGCTCGATTCTCTGCATCATCCCCGTTTGAAAATCAAACATTGCAATGAAGTTGTCACGAACAGCTGCGAACCTGCTCAAGCTTTACGTCGTAAAAAAGACGCGTCGATGCGGATAGCACTTGATCTTGTCAAGTCGGGAGAAGCTCAGGCGTGTGTTAGCTCCGGCAATACAGGTGCCTTGTTTCTAATTGCTACACATGTTTTGAAAGTATTACCTGGTGTAAAACGACCTGCACTTATTTCTGCTGTGCCTACGGAAACGAAAGATCCTGTTTATTTACTGGATTTAGGCGCAAACGTTTATTGCGAACCTCAGACATTGTTTCAATTTGGCGTGATGGGCTCTGTTGTAGCAAGTCAGCGCTTGGGTATAGAAAGACCGCGAGTTAGCTTGTTGAATATTGGCTCTGAAGACATAAAAGGCCATGAAGGAATTAAACAAGCGGCTGAATTAATGCGTAAGTGCAATCAACTCAATTACATTGGATACAGTGAGGGCAGTGACATCTTTACTGGCAAAGCTCATGTTATTGTGTGTGATGGCTTTGTTGGAAATGTCGCGCTCAAAACGTGCGAAGGCATTGCAAAACTTATTATGCATAAGTTCACTAAAGCGCTTAAAAAGCATGTTTTTTATAAAGCGTTGGCCTTTTTGCTCCGACCCGTTATAAAAAAGATGTATAAAAGGGTGAACCCCGACCAGTATAACGGTGCAAGTCTGGTAGGATTGCGCGGTATTGTGGTAAAAAGCCATGGAAATGCTTCGAACAAGGCGTTTTTAGCGGCGATTGAGGAAGCCGCTCGAGAAGTCGAAAGGCAAATTCCCGAAAAGATTCAAGCAGTGTTTGAACAAATTAACGCTGCTGCTGTTTTGCCGTCCAGTTCAAAAATCGAATAA
- the rpmF gene encoding 50S ribosomal protein L32, protein MAVQQNKKSRARRGMRRSHDALTGPALTVDQVSGETHRRHHVTADGYYKGEKVISK, encoded by the coding sequence ATGGCGGTACAACAAAATAAAAAGTCTCGTGCAAGACGTGGCATGCGTCGTTCACACGATGCTCTAACTGGTCCAGCGTTAACAGTTGATCAAGTTTCTGGTGAAACGCATCGTCGTCACCACGTAACTGCTGACGGTTACTACAAAGGCGAAAAAGTAATTTCTAAATAA
- the rluC gene encoding 23S rRNA pseudouridine(955/2504/2580) synthase RluC — protein MSENTGLKVTFVTIDEDQAGQRIDNFLITFLKGVPKSAVYKILRKGEVRVNKKRIKPLYKLQLNDELRIPPIRVAEKEQQVPDSIHRLDKVVQLQDNILYEDNYLMVLNKPSGLAVHGGSGLSFGLIEAIRALRPEERSLELVHRLDRDTSGCILISKKRSILKGLHEQLREKTMEKNYWALVKGEWSAKNKNVTEPLKKNTLQSGERVVRVDAVEGKPSHTRFRVLERFNGATLVQASPVTGRTHQIRVHTQCKGHPIACDDKYGDVEFDGNMKATGLNRLFLHAKELRFVHPKLETTIHVEAPIDANLEMCLVNLRKA, from the coding sequence ATGTCAGAAAACACCGGATTAAAAGTTACTTTTGTTACCATCGACGAAGACCAAGCAGGTCAACGCATTGATAACTTCTTAATCACCTTTTTAAAAGGGGTTCCGAAGAGTGCGGTATACAAGATCCTTCGTAAGGGGGAGGTTCGCGTAAATAAAAAGCGTATTAAACCGTTATATAAACTTCAACTAAACGATGAACTCCGTATTCCGCCAATTCGAGTTGCTGAGAAAGAACAACAAGTACCGGACAGTATTCATCGTTTAGACAAAGTTGTACAACTTCAGGACAACATTCTATACGAAGATAATTACTTGATGGTATTGAATAAACCTTCAGGCCTTGCGGTACACGGCGGTAGTGGACTTAGCTTTGGCTTGATTGAAGCTATTCGAGCTTTGCGACCTGAAGAGCGCAGCCTAGAACTTGTTCATCGATTAGATAGGGACACCTCCGGTTGTATCTTAATTTCTAAAAAACGTTCCATTCTAAAAGGACTTCACGAACAGCTTCGTGAGAAAACGATGGAAAAGAATTATTGGGCGTTAGTGAAAGGTGAATGGTCTGCCAAAAATAAGAATGTGACCGAGCCTTTGAAAAAAAATACGCTGCAATCGGGTGAACGTGTTGTTCGCGTTGATGCAGTAGAAGGCAAGCCTTCTCATACACGTTTCAGAGTGCTTGAACGTTTTAACGGTGCGACGCTCGTTCAGGCTTCGCCTGTTACTGGACGTACGCATCAAATTCGTGTCCACACTCAGTGTAAAGGCCATCCAATCGCCTGTGACGATAAGTATGGAGATGTTGAGTTTGACGGCAATATGAAAGCGACAGGGTTAAACCGACTGTTTTTGCACGCTAAAGAGCTTCGATTTGTCCATCCAAAGCTTGAGACAACCATTCACGTTGAAGCGCCAATCGATGCAAATTTGGAAATGTGTTTGGTTAATTTAAGGAAAGCCTGA